GCCACCTTTTGGGAAAGATTCAAGGGTCAAATAATCATCATGGAGGTGGAGAGTTCTATGTGGTAAAATAATTCATTTGTTCTGTATTCATTTTAGTACTCAAGCAGGTGTTCCTTTAAGCAGATCTTTAGCTCTTCATCCTTTCTCTCTGTCTCTTTGTTCGGTTTAGTGTAAAGAATGTGTTTGAAATAAAGTACAAACAATGGTTTGATTCATAACTCAAAAGGAAGTTCTTGAGTCCACGGGACTTGAAGCACGGGACTTGAAGGTTAGAATTTAAAAGCGTCATTGGTCTTATATAACACGGATGGGAAGGTCTAATATTTTGCATGTGCATGTGAATGCAGCAGTTGAAAACCATGTTAAATTTCCGTGTTGTTTTGTATTTATTCATATGTTTCCGCACAATTTTCTCCCATCCTTTATACTCCTTCCGTTTTTAATAGATGACATTTTATTAAAAAAAATTTATTCTAAATTAGATAACATTCTAGTTTTAAATGTAAAATTTATTAATTTTCATATTATATGACTATTTGTATTTTGCAGTCTTTTTTTATTAGTTAAATTATTTAAAAAAATAATTGATGATGTTTTTGTTTAGAAAATATTAAAAAAAATGTTTTTTTAATATATAATATATGTGCATAATTTTAAAACGACGTCTAATAAAAAGAGGAGGGAGCAAGAAACCAAATCAAATGTAACAAAGGATAGCCACAATGAAGCTACTTTGTTCTTTTATTGTCCTAAACTACCAACAGAGGAGTGATCAAGCTGGATTATTAAAGCTTCTTGGAAATGAGGTGCACATATAAATACTATTAGGGAGATCGAAAAAGTGGAATACATCTTTAATAAAAAGGGACGCTGCTTTAATAAAAAGGTGAACAATAACATAAGGTGAAATTCTACATTTTGTTTCCATGCTTGCATCCTTCATCTGTACAAAGAATAGCCAATCTTGGGGAGAGTCATAGACAACAAACAAAAGGGTCTCTTCGCACTCAATTAGTGAGTGAAGACACAGAGCTAAGGCCGTGTCTCATGGCTGCTTCCCACACCAGATCAATACGGTCAACGTCAATGGCTCCAACCTCATGATGCTTCCAACCCTCCAGCATATGAACCACTCCTCCCGCATGGCATGCATGCACCACCCCTCTCTCCATTGTGTACTGCCGCAACACAACATACACACTTAAGAGTTTAGCCTAATGGACTAAAACAATAAACACTCAAATAAGACTTGATTAGTAACCAAACGGTTCTTTATACCTCGCAGGTTCCTAGTCCTTGAACATCTTTAGGGAGCCTCATAGCTGCTAGATCACCATAAGTGCAGTTCCTTCTAAATTTGAGGATTGGGGGCACTACAAACTGGTGGAAATGCGTTCCTGCAGGAGCCCAGCTCTGTTCCCTTGGTGTCAACCATTTCCCAACGATCCAAGTCTGCATATACATAGTTCAAACACCCCCAAAGTCAATACATTTACGTTAACACACCAAATGAAAAACAGTTAGAACTCAGTACGCTACCTTGCAGTTTTGAGCAGCGTTGTATTTGGTCACTTGCACGAGGTAGTTTTGGAACTCAGCCGGAGCTTCTTTCTGAATCTTTTGGAATCTCTCTATCGACATAGTCAACATCTGTAAATTGTTTTAACATCTGTTAGACTTTGAGACAATGTTATTAGTTCGTTAAGGATTAGTAAGAAAACTTACGAGAACTCTCACTCCACGACGACAGAGGTACAAAGCGATGGCTCTTCCCAACTTAGAAGTGGCTCCTGTCAAGAACACCTCTTCCACACCTTTTGGAATTTCATTGAGAATCACTGCTGCGGTTAAAGTGTTCCCATGAACCACACGAACTCTAAGGTCAGGATGCTTGTTGACAAACAACGTCCCACCACCATTTAAAGCTTCGTTCTGAGAACAAACAAAAACATAACAAAAATAAGTAACCTTTTAAGTTTTAAGTGACTTGACTAAGAAGTTACTAACTTTTACCTTGTTCAGAGCAGCCAAGCTTATGACTTTAACACCAATCTTATCAGCTCTCAGAATCGCAGCCTCGATCTGATCATTAATCCCTTGTGTAGCAAACGGTAAGAAGTACTGCAAAACAGAGGAAAATGCTCTGTAAAACACTCTGTTCTCTCTGTTTTCAAGGGGAGTAGAAAGAAACAGAGACATTACTTGGAAACCGAATCTGGGAACTCCCCAAGTCTGGCAAAGATTGTTTCTGAGGGTGTAGAAGCTGAAAAGAAAAGCCTTTGACCAAACCCACATGCCTAACATCACCATGAAAGTGAACGGCCACATGGGCAGCAAGAAGAGCCTCGTCGTGTATGGCATCGAAGCAAACGATCTGAACACAAACGGTGCATGCATCGCCGACATCACATCTACCCCATGAGCCAAGAACACAAACTCCGGCACTCTCTTCCGTTCCCCTGCACACAAAGATCAATTCAGTTTTTCAAAAAACAAAAACTGTAACTTTGCAGTCAAGGAAGGGATACTATTGTCTTTTCAAGTCTTTGGCTTTACATCCTTGACTCTGACCACCCCACTTTGGTTTCACCAACTAAGCACACTCTACTAATAACTCCTCATAAATTGGCTTAGACTATTTGGTATTGCTGCCAAATTTATTCAACTAGTCTAGTACTCTTTGTCTAGACTCACTTTGTTTCAAAAAAGTATTATTCTAAGATTTTTCTTCGTTTCAAGAAGAGTAACATTCTATATTTCCAATGTTATTTTAAGTACTCCAATAAATTTCTATTCAAATTATTTTCACGTAATTAATTGTATAACTGTAGATTAAATAAAAATCTAATTGTATGTTTTACAATTTCGTCAATGTGACACTTTTGCAAATGGAAGGAGTAATAGTTTTGGTATATTATTACCTGAAGCCAAACGAATCTTCTTTTGGAGTTCCCATGAGTTTGAGTTAAGTGTGTTGCCCAAAACATCAAAGAGAGGCATGAACAGACAAAAGTTGGTCCCCATTTCTTGATGATGCAGAGTATGGTACCTGCATAATCCCCACCAATAAAATCATAACTTTAAACATTTCAAAATTCATCACAAGTAAAAATCATATTATATAATATATATACAACTAGAAACTATAGAAATCTTTGCTTCTTAGAGTAAAATTCAATGAATAAGTTAGAGAGCCTTTATTGGAAAACTTATGGTGTATGGAGCCAATAGATCTAACCAAATCCGCAAAAATATGACATGTGAAGTACTTGGCAGAAAGGGTAATAAGATAAACGTGAACAACATACGTTGGAGTGTAGATGAGATAACGTAGGATTGGTAGAGTCTCGAATAACTTGTGAGAGAAGATTTCAACGTTACAATGTCCTAAACATCTTAGGAAATCAAACATGATAGCGTATCCGTAGATCAAGCTTGTTGATCCAACACCTAACAAGCAAGAACCAATCAAAGGAACTCCAGCTACGACACATAGGATAAGGTTTTCCAATAACGTCGCATTTCCAGCTGCACCCAACAGACCAAAGATTGTTATTACAAAAAACCAAAGAAACATTCCTTTTTATTACTAGTTATTAGTGAATTTTTTTACCAGTCATGGGATGTGGAACAGGAGATAAGTGGTGGAAAGAGTGGTAATGCCTGAATAAGTAGTTGTTGCGATGTATAGATCTATGAAGATAATAGTATAAAGGCTCTGAGAAAGTCACATGTATCACAATTAATGCGATTAGTCCTTTCGTGTTCCAGAGAGGTATACTGTTCATCATTATCAATGAAGGAGACATGTAGCAGATCATGCTCGCTATTATTGCTTGCAGAATTATATAATTGTCCCTGTAATAAGAACCCACATATCAAAACGATAACTTTTGGTGGTTTTGAAAGTGTTTAAGACCATATACCAAGAACAGAGAAACAAAAGTAAAAGTGGTTCTGTACCAGTGCCATTCGTGATCAATCTGTTGAACGTCAACACCATTAGGGTTAATCCTTAGAGTGCGGGTCACCCAAAGCATGTTGTTGTAAACGCTCCAAAGGACATGAACGAGTCCTTTGAGTCCACAGATGATGAGGATATGAAGACACCATAGAGCCCTCGAGTAGTCTTGTTCGTATGTCCATGAGTACACTACTTGTGCTGCTAAAGGAGCGTATAGAAGATACTTCATAGATAGAGAAAAATAAACACAAAAACAATATGAGTTTTAGAAGATGAAACCAAATTTTAGAAAAAAAAACTGATCAAATTTTAGTTCTGTAAGAAAAAGAAAAAAACCTTAAGATTGCCATAGCTTTCCCAAGGCCAGACTGATAAAGTAACCATTCTTCGGCTTCTTGTACTCTCAGATCTCTCTCTCTCTTATTGGTCTATAACCTTAAAGATTTCTCCAGGTTTCAAGCAATCCTGAGAAAAAGATGTTGCTCTGTTTGTGGAAGTGAGAGAAAGAGAGAGAAACTGATGGGGTTCTTAAGTTCGTTGAAAGATTTAACCAAAGCCTAGTTGTGTGACATTATTGAGAGTCTCGAGCCTTGTTTACTTATATAGTATAAGCATTGAAGCTAGGAGGGCCAACTAGACCCCAACATTTGTTCTTTTTATATCTCTATAATGAAATTTAAATACACTAATTTTTTTAATCAATATTGTGAAGAAAATAGTTTTCACCTGAAAATAAAACTCTTACAGCAATCAAAATCTGACCACTGTATTCAGTGATAATCACTTTTAACTCTGCTCAATCGTACAACATTCACATGCTAGTGTAGTTTTGGTATCAACATTTTTACTTTGATGAACAGTTGATGTTTTTATTTCGAGTTTATAATTTGGAGTTATTTAGTTTTGCTCCAACTAAAAGAACCGGAGAAATAATTCAATCTTTTCATTTTATTAAAACTTACAAAATCTTAAAAAATATATATAACAAACCATAAAAATGTCACAAAAGGAATTTTGAGGCCAATAAACAACAATATCACTATAATGGAGAAACGAAAATTTCACATCCATTAAAACAAAACGCCAACATTTAAAATATCTTTTTGATAATGACTACTTACAATTTATAATAGTCATTATTAGCGTGAAAAGGAATGTTAACAGTTTTTTAAATAATTTATAAAAGTAAATTTACAATTTAATAAACTTTAATTCAACAAATTAATAGAGAAAATGAGAAATAACTATGTTGTCATATAAAATAAATGTAACTATTTTAACTGAAATTATATAAATACCTAATAAATTTTGTATAGTATATATAAAACTAATATATTTTATCAAAATTTATGTACAAATATCTAATTTTATATCGGAACCAATGTAAATCAGAAATGTTTGCATTGTTTTCCTAATGTAAATGGCCACAAAAACAATCATACATGCAAACCAAATAGATCACTATAGCCTATAGGTTCGTGTATTTCATTATGGACATAATCATAATAAACATTAGTATAATATAGATTTTTTGTAATTAAAAATGTTGAACAGTCTTGTAACTATTTTAGTTATTTGTTTGAATATCTTTTTTTTTTAATACTTAACGACACAGAAGTATAACCAATTGATACAATGGCATAGCTTCACAGCTGGATTATATAACTCTCTTACACGCATTTAATGTTCGGTTTACGGTTGAAGCGGCGATGGTTACAGATCTTGCCCTCGGTGGCTTCTTCGTATACTCACATTTGTATTCAACTTGTCCTCTTCTTCTACTTTTCTAACATTTATTTAAACTTTTAATGGTTTTTCAAACCACAAATTAATCCGCGTTTATGTCACGTACACTAATTAAAGCTTAGCAACAAAAGTTTTAAGCGCCTAAAATATATCACGTGTATAAAAGCATCATTTGACAAAAGTTTTTTTTAGAGAAGTGGTAAAAGGTCTTACACTTACCTTCAGTATCTAGGATTCCAGGAGTAGCTTAGCCAAAAAAAAAAAATTACTCTCTACGTTTTATTTTAATTATCATTTTAAATTTGGACATACTAATTATACAAATTTCTAATTTTGTATATTTACTAAATGAAAACATCATTAATAAAAAAAATTGGAATATAAAATTAATAAATTTTGCATTAAAATTATAAAACGATACTTATTTTGAAATATAAATTTTATTCTACAACGAAAACCAAACCGAAAAAAGAAGAATCAATTTTGCTTTGGACAACATTTACTATAGGGTGCGTACAATAGTGGTACTATAAAAATGTTAATAGGGGTCAGGATTTAAGATTCATATAAATGCCAAGAGTAAAAGAATCAAATAATTCAAATCTAAAGACTAGTCAAAAAATAAATCATAAGCTATATAATGTCAGCCATTTAATGCCTTGATAAGAAAAATCTATGGATCAATACGGTCCAAGCAATCGAACTGGATATAGTGGTCTTAAATTATACAATTAATATTAATAGTTTTTAATTATACAATTATTTCCGTTTAAAATTTGTAAAATCATGAATTAGAGAATTAATTATGTCGGTGTTAGAAATAATGGTAGTTAACGAAATTGAAAATCAATAAGGTAAAAACATAAGCTATTAGCTCACTCCATGCAAAACATCATATATTTTGCAGTAAACAATTGAATAAAAATCATTGCTATGTGTGATTAGTTTTAAATTAAAAATTCATAAAAAAAATATAAGTAATCATTCTGTACGTAGTGGTCAATGGTTTATTTTATTTTTTTATTTTTTTGACCAATCAATGGTTTATTTTTTTTTTTTTTTGACGAAATCAATGGTTTATTTATGATACATAATATATTAACAAATTATATGAATGTGTTGAAATAAGTCCCTTAAACACTGATATACACACACATGTGTGGCCTTCTTCTTATAGGATAGACAGGAAGGTGGAATATCGAAAGAAGGGGTTTAGATTTATCGTTTTGTAAAACCATCCAAAAAGTGTAGAAACCCCATAATAGGAAACTGCATTTGTTCAAACTGAAAATGTAGATGAAAGTAACAAAAGATACGGAGCATATTGTTGATCTTCATTTTGTGCTCGTCAAAAATATTTTGGATGTCTCTTTATTGATCTTGTATCACAAGATTCACAACGAAACTCCAACTGACTCTGAAAAGGAAACCACTTGATAAAATGAGTGTTTATAAGAAAAATGGAAAAACATTTTACAAAATTGTTATCACACATAAATATAAATTTATGTTCTTAAAAACCTATAAACGATTAGACAGATAAGTTGATAACAATGATAAGTATACAAAATTGGCATACTTGAAAACTAAAAATGGTACTATATGGAATATATATATATATTAACTTACTTTATTAATCCGGTTACAAGACATCTGCATATTATTATAGGTTTCTCTAATGCATGTTGAGCTACCCTGTGTACATGTATTGCGAGTTGGATTAAGCATGGTCTGAGTTTATGCGCTGAGCCATATGTGGTTCTCCAGTGTCCACCGTGGTCATATACACAGGGCCGGTCCTGGACTAAAGCCCGTGAAACATGGGCTTTAGGCACCATAGATTTTTTAAATTTTAGGGGCACCAAATTCTCCAAATAAAGCACTTTAGGCTAGTGGTTACGTAACTTGTCATTTTCACCAGCAGAATGCAAATTCGATTCTACCACCTCTCCTTCTCCTTTCTTTTAACATATTAATACATATTTAACATAATATTTTATTATACATAGTACTTTAATTTATATATTATTAGATAGATAATTTAATTAAACAAAACTTTTTTTCTGTTTTATTATTAGTTGGCATTTATTTTTTCAAAGTCTTTTCTATATCTTTGGATGGATATTTGCTCTAATAATTATGCGCACAAGATACTATATATCAATTATTTTAAATTGTCAGCTAATTATTATTTCTTGTTTCGTTGTTGATTATATTTTTTTGGTAAAATCATTGTTGATTATTTTGTTAGAATATCTTGCTCCCTTTGTTTTTTTTCCTCTCTTTGTAAGGTTTTATAATCTTTTTTTTTTCAAAGTGACATTTGAACAAACATAAAATTGTTATAAGGTTTTAATTTTTAAATTTATGAAAAGTTTTCATTTAATAATGCTATGATATTTTGTACTTTATTTTTCAAAAGTACGTTTTAATAATTCACTACAAGAAAATACAAGTATAGCGACGGCCAAAATCCTCGTTATTTCCTCGTAAAAGAAGGGTTACGAGGAAATGGCGATGAAAGGCGTTTCGTCGTTATATGTTTGTCGTAAGAGAAGATTCGTCGCCATTTCCTCGTTCATTAGCGAGGTTATATTTTCCTCGTAAAGAAGAATTAAGGTTTCGTCGTAAAGACCACGTGGGGTTTCCACGTAATGCGGT
This genomic interval from Brassica oleracea var. oleracea cultivar TO1000 chromosome C2, BOL, whole genome shotgun sequence contains the following:
- the LOC106327484 gene encoding protein ECERIFERUM 3, which translates into the protein MVTLSVWPWESYGNLKYLLYAPLAAQVVYSWTYEQDYSRALWCLHILIICGLKGLVHVLWSVYNNMLWVTRTLRINPNGVDVQQIDHEWHWDNYIILQAIIASMICYMSPSLIMMNSIPLWNTKGLIALIVIHVTFSEPLYYYLHRSIHRNNYLFRHYHSFHHLSPVPHPMTAGNATLLENLILCVVAGVPLIGSCLLGVGSTSLIYGYAIMFDFLRCLGHCNVEIFSHKLFETLPILRYLIYTPTYHTLHHQEMGTNFCLFMPLFDVLGNTLNSNSWELQKKIRLASGERKRVPEFVFLAHGVDVMSAMHAPFVFRSFASMPYTTRLFLLPMWPFTFMVMLGMWVWSKAFLFSFYTLRNNLCQTWGVPRFGFQYFLPFATQGINDQIEAAILRADKIGVKVISLAALNKNEALNGGGTLFVNKHPDLRVRVVHGNTLTAAVILNEIPKGVEEVFLTGATSKLGRAIALYLCRRGVRVLMLTMSIERFQKIQKEAPAEFQNYLVQVTKYNAAQNCKTWIVGKWLTPREQSWAPAGTHFHQFVVPPILKFRRNCTYGDLAAMRLPKDVQGLGTCEYTMERGVVHACHAGGVVHMLEGWKHHEVGAIDVDRIDLVWEAAMRHGLSSVSSLTN